A genomic segment from Salvelinus alpinus chromosome 8, SLU_Salpinus.1, whole genome shotgun sequence encodes:
- the LOC139583500 gene encoding lipase member H-like has protein sequence MLLWQLLGLVGSLMLCKGQKNGVGELCDDFTDLDFHECFLGTTLNVKLLLYTKSNLRCGREVNHHHLSYQPLFNFSLPTAFVIHGYRPTGAPPVWVDHIVQLLSEQEDMNILVVDWNRGAANLNYFTAVANTRQAANNLTGFILSMQEEGAPLSSIHLIGVSLGAHLAGFVGANLKGKIGRITGLDPAGPMFTGATAEERLDPSDAIFVDVLHTDMNSFGLRGQHGHIDYYANGGSDQPGCPKTIFSGKSYFVCDHQRSVFLYLCALNRTCSLTAYPCSSFSDFLDGRCLQCEAFKPAPCPMLGYDISRWRDTLLRLGQTKAYFTTTATLPYQKTSYRVDMVTWNQYLRWGVVILRLHSGRNFSEARIDRKRFKFEQYTSTRLLVQFDEDVQPVQKISLRIASGNMIGPRYKIRLLHIRLTHLEQPDSPLMCRYDIIMEENIEVAFRPLPCDPRL, from the exons gCCAGAAGAATGGTGTAGGTGAACTGTGTGATGACTTTACAGACCTGGACTTCCATGAGTGCTTCCTTGGGACCACCCTGAATGTTAAGCTGCTGCTCTACACCAA GTCTAACCTGCGCTGCGGCAGAGAGGTGAACCACCACCACCTGTCCTACCAGCCACTCTTCAACTTCTCCCTGCCCACGGCCTTCGTCATCCACGGCTACCGGCCCACCGGAGCCCCTCCGGTCTGGGTGGATCACATCGTCCAGCTGCTGTCTGAGCAGGAGGACATGAACATCCTGGTGGTGGACTGGAACAGAGGAGCTGCTAACCTTAACTACTTCACTGCTGTGGCCAACACCCGACAGGCTGCCAACAACCTCACCGGCTTCATACTCagcatgcag GAGGAGGGAGCGCCTCTGAGTTCAATCCACCTGATCGGGGTGAGTCTAGGAGCTCACCTAGCTGGGTTTGTAGGAGCAAACCTGAAGGGCAAGATTGGCCGCATTACAG GTCTGGACCCAGCAGGACCCATGTTCACTGGAGCGACTGCTGAGGAGAGACTAGACCCTTCAGACGCCATCTTTGTAGACGTACTACACACTGACATGAACT CGTTTGGTCTCAGAGGTCAACATGGCCATATTGACTACTATGCCAATGGAGGATCTGATCAGCCAGGCTGCCCCAAGACCATCTTCTCAG GGAAGTCGTATTTCGTGTGTGACCACCAGCGCTCTGTGTTCCTGTACCTGTGTGCTCTCAACCGGACCTGCAGCCTCACAGCCTACCCTTGCTCCTCCTTCAGCGACTTTCTGGATGGGCGGTGTCTGCAGTGTGAAGCCTTTAAGCCCGCCCCCTGTCCCATGCTAG GTTACGACATCAGCAGGTGGAGGGATACTCTGTTGCGATTGGGTCAGACCAAGGCCTATTTCACCACCACTGCCACGTTGCCATATCAAA aGACCAGCTACAGGGTGGACATGGTGACATGGAACCAGTACCTGCGCTGGGGAGTCGTCATCCTCAGACTACACAGTGGCAGGAACTTCAGTGAGGCACGCATAGACCG TAAGCGGTTCAAGTTTGAGCAGTACACCTCCACCCGTCTGTTGGTCCAGTTTGATGAGGACGTGCAGCCCGTCCAGAAGATATCCCTCCGCATCGCAAGCGGCAATATGATAGGCCCTCGCTACAAAATCCGACTACTCCACATCCGCCTCACCCACCTGGAGCAACCCGACAG CCCGCTGATGTGTCGCTATGACATCATCATGGAGGAGAATATTGAGGTGGCGTTCCGCCCGCTGCCCTGCGACCCTCGCCTCTGA